Proteins encoded by one window of Roseibium sp. Sym1:
- a CDS encoding EAL domain-containing response regulator has translation MKVLIYDDEAEFADYVREAIEDLGHSVTVATNAGEFADRFSVETDLIFLDLFMPDVNGIECIRFLAETGTNALLVLMSGQDPAILNAAREGARANKLAVLDVMNKPIGLMELEKTLELAEAELATTVLAKAASTNEPAHFLREDILQGLARKEFFLVYQPQLRLDNRSVIGVEALIRWDRPEHGLVSPAHFIPVLESDPAAMGTLTDFVIETACRDQKDFTRIAPHLTCSVNLSAATFEDISLPDRILQVVHDAGLQPAQLILEVAETAASSHVGTAIDILTRLRMAGFGVSIDDFGTGYSSLEQIVHVPYTELKVDQRFVRDILDSAKCRAICEISCLLAQKTDMTPLAEGVEDEKTALALLELGFVLAQGFHFAKPMRSTHLKSWLQSAVAKGSTREKADLAMVPFGKTKG, from the coding sequence ATGAAGGTCCTGATCTACGATGACGAAGCCGAATTTGCCGACTATGTCCGGGAGGCCATAGAGGATCTCGGACACAGCGTCACCGTCGCGACCAACGCCGGGGAATTTGCGGACCGCTTCTCGGTTGAAACGGACCTGATCTTTCTCGATCTGTTCATGCCGGATGTAAACGGCATCGAATGCATCCGTTTCCTTGCGGAAACAGGCACCAATGCCTTGCTCGTGTTGATGAGCGGTCAGGACCCGGCAATCCTGAACGCCGCCCGTGAGGGCGCACGCGCAAACAAGCTCGCGGTGCTTGACGTGATGAACAAGCCGATCGGGCTGATGGAACTGGAGAAAACGCTTGAACTTGCGGAAGCCGAGCTCGCAACGACGGTCCTCGCGAAAGCGGCCTCAACCAACGAGCCGGCACATTTTCTGCGAGAAGACATTCTGCAAGGCCTGGCAAGGAAAGAATTTTTTCTGGTTTACCAGCCGCAACTGCGCCTCGACAACAGAAGCGTGATTGGCGTGGAAGCCCTGATCAGGTGGGACCGTCCTGAGCACGGCTTGGTATCTCCTGCGCATTTCATTCCGGTTCTGGAGTCCGATCCGGCAGCGATGGGAACCTTGACGGACTTCGTCATTGAGACAGCTTGCAGGGACCAGAAGGATTTCACAAGAATAGCACCGCACCTGACTTGCTCGGTCAACCTGTCTGCGGCGACATTCGAGGATATCAGCCTCCCGGACAGGATTTTGCAGGTCGTCCACGACGCCGGCTTGCAGCCCGCACAGCTAATTCTGGAAGTCGCCGAAACAGCCGCTTCGTCTCATGTCGGCACCGCCATCGACATCCTGACGCGCTTGAGGATGGCCGGCTTCGGCGTTTCCATCGACGATTTCGGAACCGGCTACTCTTCACTCGAACAGATTGTCCATGTGCCTTACACGGAGCTCAAGGTCGATCAACGCTTTGTCAGGGACATACTGGACAGTGCCAAATGCCGGGCAATCTGCGAGATCAGCTGCTTGCTGGCCCAGAAAACCGACATGACGCCTCTGGCGGAAGGTGTCGAAGACGAAAAGACGGCCCTGGCCCTTCTGGAACTCGGCTTTGTTCTGGCCCAGGGGTTCCATTTCGCCAAGCCGATGCGCAGCACGCATCTCAAGTCATGGCTACAGAGTGCCGTCGCGAAGGGTTCAACCCGTGAAAAGGCAGACCTTGCCATGGTGCCATTCGGCAAAACCAAAGGTTAG